A portion of the Pseudomonas protegens CHA0 genome contains these proteins:
- a CDS encoding lipoprotein produces MKLCYLLLALFLAGCDNTQDTASNKTRSSVARLHISLGTPVAEFLEKSPVSFTADCLDAVHLCWYEADRQGALLDLSLAQPEGTLELDQVAGLLIAVDGNTSNTIQALNIDLRELPDNSTHKANKALVYNLLRTLKNAGWQKYYFPSDPRIAAGELHKLDWKESLLGTQPLSHPLFDANHEMSLEQWLGNNMFYDWYLYHGNYIAHVRALRYDSKSAPLQSAVYLISLNLMSLDTFWTRDFAEAQRAQWRTLFPAHLKERLQRRSEVESRARAAGVDIEESYSPPLMERGQ; encoded by the coding sequence ATGAAGCTGTGCTATCTGTTGCTCGCGCTGTTTCTAGCCGGCTGCGACAACACCCAAGATACCGCCTCGAATAAAACCCGGAGCAGCGTCGCACGCCTGCACATCTCCTTGGGCACACCGGTTGCCGAGTTCCTGGAAAAGAGCCCGGTGAGCTTTACCGCCGACTGCCTGGATGCGGTCCACCTATGTTGGTATGAGGCGGATCGTCAGGGAGCACTCCTTGACCTGAGCCTGGCCCAGCCCGAGGGCACGCTTGAACTGGATCAGGTGGCCGGGCTGCTGATTGCCGTTGATGGCAATACCTCAAACACCATCCAGGCATTGAACATCGACCTTCGCGAGCTGCCGGACAACAGCACTCACAAGGCCAACAAGGCGCTTGTCTATAACCTTCTCAGGACGTTGAAGAACGCTGGATGGCAAAAATACTACTTCCCTTCCGACCCCCGAATAGCCGCTGGCGAGTTGCACAAGCTGGACTGGAAGGAAAGCCTCCTGGGTACCCAGCCACTCAGCCACCCGCTGTTCGATGCCAACCATGAGATGAGCCTTGAGCAGTGGCTGGGCAACAACATGTTCTATGACTGGTATCTCTATCACGGCAACTACATTGCGCATGTCCGAGCCCTGCGCTACGACTCGAAAAGCGCCCCCCTGCAAAGCGCTGTCTACTTGATAAGCCTGAACCTGATGTCCCTGGACACGTTCTGGACCCGCGACTTTGCAGAGGCACAAAGAGCCCAATGGAGGACCCTGTTCCCTGCGCATTTGAAAGAACGGCTGCAACGTCGCTCAGAAGTTGAAAGCCGGGCCAGGGCGGCCGGGGTCGACATCGAGGAAAGCTATAGCCCACCGCTGATGGAGCGCGGCCAATAG
- a CDS encoding extracellular solute-binding protein, with amino-acid sequence MMPLRALLLRTSGLLFSAIACYAQAAPQHAVTLYNEAPKYPANFQHFDFVNPDAPKGGTFRMAGFGSFDSLNPFISKGVPELNIGLVYDTLMAQSLDEPFTEYGLVASKIEKAPDNSWVRFYLRPEARFNDGQPIHAEDVVFSFQTLMSAGSPLYRGYYADVDQVIAEDPQRVLFKFKHTNNRELPLILGQLTILPKHWWQSRDFAKSNLEIPLGSGPYKVTEVKAGRSIRYERVKDYWAKDLPVNRGFYNFDVITSDYYRDNTVALEALKAGQFDYWLEMSAKNWANAYNIPAVAQGRLIKEQIANGNPTGMQGFVFNTRRPMFQDVRVRHALSLLLDFEWSNKQLFNGAYTRTRSYFENSEMAATGLPGPEELAILEPLRGKIPPQVFDQAFSPSVCDGSGMIRAQQRQAYQLLQEAGWRIVDDKMVDAQGKPVVIEFLLAQTEFERVLLPFKRNLADLGIDLVIRRVDVSQYITRVRSRDFDMIVGSFPQSNSPGNEQREFWMSSSADKPGSRNYIGLKDPAIDSLVENLINADSRASLVAHAKALDRVLQWGYYVIPNWHIKTWRVAYWDHIGHPKVAPKYDIGVNTWWIKPGAKPAVEPTPDNQAAPAEAVY; translated from the coding sequence ATGATGCCCCTGCGTGCCCTGCTTCTGCGCACCAGCGGCCTGTTGTTCAGCGCCATCGCCTGCTATGCCCAGGCTGCGCCGCAACACGCCGTGACCCTGTACAACGAAGCGCCGAAATACCCGGCGAACTTCCAGCACTTCGACTTCGTCAATCCCGACGCGCCCAAGGGCGGCACCTTCCGCATGGCCGGCTTCGGCAGCTTCGACAGCCTCAACCCGTTCATCAGCAAGGGCGTGCCGGAGCTGAACATCGGCCTGGTCTACGACACCCTGATGGCCCAGAGCCTGGATGAGCCGTTCACCGAGTACGGCCTGGTGGCCAGCAAGATCGAGAAGGCCCCGGACAACAGCTGGGTGCGCTTCTATCTGCGCCCCGAGGCGCGCTTCAACGACGGCCAGCCGATCCACGCCGAAGACGTGGTGTTCAGCTTCCAGACCCTGATGAGCGCCGGCTCGCCGCTGTACCGCGGCTACTACGCTGACGTCGACCAGGTGATCGCCGAAGACCCGCAGCGGGTGCTGTTCAAGTTCAAGCACACCAACAACCGCGAGCTGCCGCTGATCCTCGGCCAGCTGACGATCCTGCCCAAGCACTGGTGGCAAAGCCGCGACTTTGCCAAGAGCAACCTGGAGATTCCCCTGGGCAGCGGCCCTTACAAGGTCACCGAGGTCAAGGCCGGGCGCTCGATCCGCTACGAGCGGGTCAAGGACTATTGGGCCAAGGACCTGCCGGTCAACCGCGGCTTCTACAATTTCGACGTGATCACCAGCGACTACTACCGCGACAACACCGTGGCCCTGGAAGCGCTCAAGGCCGGCCAGTTCGACTACTGGCTGGAAATGAGCGCGAAGAACTGGGCCAACGCCTACAACATTCCGGCCGTGGCCCAGGGCCGCCTGATCAAGGAGCAGATCGCCAACGGCAACCCCACCGGCATGCAGGGTTTTGTCTTCAACACCCGCAGGCCGATGTTCCAGGACGTGCGGGTGCGTCACGCGCTGAGCCTGCTGCTGGACTTCGAGTGGAGCAACAAGCAGCTGTTCAACGGTGCCTACACCCGCACCCGCAGCTACTTCGAGAACTCGGAAATGGCCGCCACCGGCCTGCCGGGGCCCGAGGAACTGGCCATCCTCGAACCGCTGCGGGGCAAGATCCCCCCGCAGGTATTCGACCAGGCCTTCTCCCCTTCGGTGTGCGACGGCAGCGGGATGATCCGCGCCCAGCAGCGCCAGGCCTACCAGCTGTTGCAGGAAGCCGGCTGGCGCATCGTCGACGACAAGATGGTCGACGCCCAGGGCAAGCCGGTGGTGATCGAGTTCCTGCTGGCCCAGACCGAGTTCGAGCGCGTACTGCTGCCGTTCAAGCGCAACCTGGCCGACCTGGGCATCGACCTGGTGATCCGCCGGGTCGACGTGTCCCAGTACATCACCCGGGTGCGCTCGCGGGACTTCGACATGATCGTCGGCAGCTTCCCCCAGTCCAACTCCCCGGGTAACGAGCAACGCGAGTTCTGGATGTCCTCCAGTGCCGACAAGCCCGGCAGCCGCAACTACATCGGCCTCAAGGACCCGGCCATCGACAGCCTGGTGGAAAACCTGATCAACGCCGATTCCCGCGCCAGCCTGGTGGCCCACGCCAAGGCCCTGGACCGGGTCCTGCAATGGGGCTACTACGTGATTCCCAACTGGCACATCAAGACCTGGCGCGTGGCCTACTGGGACCATATCGGCCACCCCAAGGTCGCGCCCAAGTACGACATCGGCGTCAACACCTGGTGGATCAAGCCCGGCGCCAAGCCGGCCGTTGAACCGACCCCGGACAACCAGGCGGCCCCGGCCGAAGCGGTGTACTGA
- a CDS encoding microcin C ABC transporter permease YejB, giving the protein MLAYIFRRLLLIIPTLLGILLINFVIIQAAPGGPVEQMIAKLEGFDGATSRIAGGGAEVSVAGSSYRGAQGLDPALIKEIEHMYGFDKSAPERLWIMIKNYATLDFGNSFFRDAKVVDLIKEKMPVSISLGLWSTLIMYLVSIPLGIAKATRHGSHFDVWTSSAIIVGYAIPAFLFAILLIVVFAGGSYFNWFPLRGLTSNDFDQLSWGGKILDYFWHLALPVTALVIGHFATMTLLTKNSFLDEINKQYVVTAKAKGLTQRRVLYGHVFRNAMLLVIAGFPSAFIGIFFTGSLLVEVIFSLDGLGLMSFEAAINRDYPVVFGTLFIFTLLGLVVKLIGDLTYTLVDPRIDFDSREH; this is encoded by the coding sequence ATGCTGGCCTATATCTTTCGCCGCCTGCTGCTGATCATCCCCACGCTGCTGGGCATCCTGCTGATCAACTTCGTGATCATCCAGGCCGCACCCGGCGGCCCGGTGGAGCAGATGATCGCCAAGCTCGAAGGCTTCGACGGCGCCACCAGCCGCATCGCCGGCGGCGGCGCCGAAGTCTCGGTGGCCGGTTCCAGCTACCGCGGCGCCCAGGGCCTGGACCCGGCGCTGATCAAGGAAATCGAGCACATGTACGGCTTCGACAAGTCGGCGCCGGAACGCCTGTGGATCATGATCAAGAACTACGCCACCCTGGATTTCGGCAACAGCTTCTTCCGTGACGCCAAGGTGGTGGACCTGATCAAGGAGAAGATGCCGGTGTCCATCTCCCTCGGGTTGTGGAGCACCCTGATCATGTACCTGGTGTCGATCCCCCTGGGGATCGCCAAGGCCACCCGCCACGGCAGCCACTTCGATGTCTGGACCAGCTCGGCGATCATCGTCGGCTACGCGATCCCGGCTTTCCTGTTCGCCATCCTGCTGATCGTGGTGTTCGCCGGCGGCAGCTATTTCAACTGGTTCCCCCTGCGCGGCCTGACCTCCAACGACTTCGACCAGCTGAGCTGGGGCGGCAAGATCCTCGACTACTTCTGGCACCTGGCGCTGCCGGTCACCGCCCTGGTGATCGGCCACTTCGCCACCATGACCCTGCTGACCAAGAACAGCTTCCTCGACGAGATCAACAAGCAGTACGTGGTCACCGCCAAGGCCAAGGGCCTGACCCAGCGCCGGGTGCTCTACGGCCATGTGTTCCGCAACGCCATGCTGCTGGTGATCGCCGGCTTCCCCTCGGCCTTCATCGGCATCTTCTTCACCGGCTCCCTGCTGGTGGAAGTGATCTTCTCCCTCGACGGCCTGGGCCTGATGAGCTTCGAGGCAGCGATCAACCGCGACTACCCGGTGGTGTTCGGCACCCTGTTCATCTTCACCCTGCTGGGGCTGGTGGTGAAACTGATCGGCGACCTGACCTACACCCTGGTCGACCCTCGCATCGACTTCGACAGCCGGGAGCATTGA
- a CDS encoding sensor domain-containing diguanylate cyclase — protein MLYPSKPNNEALRIQTLRELNVLDTSPEERFDRLTRLAKRLFNVPIALVSLVDADRQWFKSCVGLDVSETSRDISFCGHAILGDQILTVPDAGLDERFHDNPLVVGAPGIRFYAGCPLTVTNGSKLGTLCLIDIKPRDLDDEDRALLRDLARMAEQELAAVQMASMDELTLLSNRRGFEALARHALGVCKRLEKPATLLFFDLNDFKQINDTYGHAEGDGALKTFADVLRIAFRESDVIGRLGGDEFVALLTAADHVETSAIMARLREILDERNATLKRGYDIRFSVGQIEYDAGRHPDIEALLADADKAMYLHKQASKRVR, from the coding sequence ATGTTGTATCCCAGCAAACCCAACAATGAGGCCTTGAGAATCCAGACCCTGCGGGAGCTGAATGTGCTCGACACCTCCCCGGAGGAGCGTTTCGACCGCCTGACCCGGCTGGCCAAGCGTCTGTTCAACGTGCCCATTGCCCTGGTCAGCCTGGTGGATGCCGACCGGCAATGGTTCAAGTCCTGCGTGGGGCTCGACGTCAGCGAAACCTCGCGGGACATTTCCTTCTGTGGCCACGCGATCCTCGGTGACCAGATCCTCACCGTGCCCGACGCCGGCCTGGACGAACGCTTCCACGACAACCCGCTGGTGGTGGGTGCGCCGGGCATCCGCTTCTATGCCGGTTGCCCGCTGACGGTGACCAATGGCAGCAAGCTCGGCACTCTGTGCCTGATCGACATCAAGCCCCGCGACCTGGACGACGAGGATCGGGCACTGCTACGGGACCTGGCGCGCATGGCCGAGCAGGAACTGGCGGCGGTGCAGATGGCCAGCATGGACGAGCTGACCCTGCTGTCCAATCGCCGCGGATTCGAGGCCCTGGCCCGGCATGCCCTGGGGGTGTGCAAGCGCCTGGAAAAACCGGCGACCCTGCTGTTCTTCGACCTCAACGACTTCAAGCAGATCAATGACACCTACGGCCATGCCGAAGGCGACGGCGCCCTGAAGACCTTCGCCGACGTGCTGCGCATCGCCTTTCGCGAGAGCGACGTGATCGGCCGCCTGGGGGGCGATGAGTTCGTGGCCCTGCTGACCGCTGCCGACCATGTCGAGACTTCGGCGATCATGGCGCGCCTGCGGGAGATTCTCGACGAGCGCAATGCCACCTTGAAGCGGGGTTATGACATCCGCTTCAGCGTCGGCCAGATCGAATACGACGCCGGACGCCATCCCGACATCGAGGCGTTGCTGGCGGACGCCGACAAGGCCATGTACCTGCACAAGCAGGCGAGCAAGCGGGTTCGCTGA
- the fabI gene encoding enoyl-ACP reductase FabI, whose amino-acid sequence MGFLAGKRVLIVGVASKLSIASGIAAAMHREGAELAFTYQNEKLKGRVEEFAAGWGSSAELCFPCDVASDEQIAQVFTALGKKWDGLDCIVHSVGFAPGDQLEGDFTDATTREGFRIAHDISAYSFVALAKAGREMMKGRNGSLLTLSYLGAERTMPNYNVMGMAKASLEAGVRYLAGSLGPEGTRVNAVSAGPIRTLAASGIKNFRKMLAANEAQTPLRRNVTIEEVGNAGAFLCSDLASGISGEIMYVDGGFNTTAMGNLDE is encoded by the coding sequence ATGGGTTTTCTCGCTGGGAAGCGTGTCCTGATCGTCGGTGTCGCCAGCAAGCTGTCGATCGCCTCCGGCATCGCTGCCGCCATGCATCGTGAAGGCGCCGAGCTGGCCTTCACTTATCAGAACGAAAAACTCAAGGGCCGGGTCGAGGAGTTCGCCGCAGGCTGGGGCTCCAGCGCCGAGCTGTGTTTCCCTTGCGATGTGGCCAGTGACGAGCAGATCGCCCAGGTCTTCACCGCGCTGGGTAAAAAATGGGACGGCCTGGACTGCATCGTCCACTCCGTGGGCTTCGCACCTGGCGACCAGCTCGAAGGCGACTTCACCGATGCCACCACCCGCGAGGGCTTTCGCATTGCCCACGACATCAGCGCCTACAGCTTCGTGGCCCTGGCCAAGGCCGGTCGGGAAATGATGAAGGGCCGCAACGGCAGCCTGCTGACCCTGTCCTACCTGGGCGCCGAACGCACCATGCCCAACTACAACGTGATGGGCATGGCCAAGGCCTCCCTGGAAGCCGGCGTGCGCTACCTGGCCGGCTCCCTGGGCCCGGAGGGCACCCGGGTCAACGCCGTTTCCGCCGGCCCGATCCGCACCCTGGCCGCCTCGGGGATCAAGAACTTCCGCAAGATGCTGGCGGCCAACGAAGCGCAAACCCCGCTGCGGCGCAACGTCACCATCGAAGAAGTCGGCAACGCCGGCGCCTTCCTCTGCTCGGACCTGGCCTCGGGCATCAGCGGCGAGATCATGTACGTGGACGGGGGGTTCAACACCACCGCCATGGGCAACCTCGACGAGTGA
- a CDS encoding NnrS family protein, which produces MSLPEAWHRWTGQPLWSLGFRPFFLAGAGFACLALVGWGLWLHGALAGLQPVAGMLAWHRHEMLFGFAVAIVAGFLLTAVANWTGRPGLSRTPLLLLWLLWLAGRLAWWLPLPGPLFVVVQLAFMPLLAAVIGRELWCAGKRENYPMVLVLGLLALFQGLTLWGLLEHQDSWQRRGELGALWLVATLMTVIGGRVIPFFIQRGLQLPPQAPTSPWPTRVLLVGSLLAALSMALGGGDAPRGWLAPLFALLAGLQGWRLWRWHRPGVWRVPLLWSLYLAYGWLALATLGMALWHLGWSIPQSLVTHALAVGGLGGLVLGMVARVSLGHSGRPLQASRAMAGGFALLFLAALCRVLLVPFSSLGLGLSALLAGLAFAVFVAGYGRILLAPRL; this is translated from the coding sequence GTGTCTTTGCCTGAAGCCTGGCACCGCTGGACCGGCCAGCCCCTCTGGAGCCTGGGGTTCCGCCCGTTCTTCCTCGCCGGCGCCGGCTTTGCCTGCCTTGCCCTGGTGGGGTGGGGCCTGTGGCTGCATGGTGCGCTGGCGGGCCTGCAACCGGTGGCCGGGATGCTGGCCTGGCACCGTCACGAAATGCTCTTCGGCTTTGCCGTGGCGATCGTTGCCGGCTTCCTGCTGACGGCGGTGGCCAACTGGACCGGCCGCCCGGGCCTGAGCCGTACGCCGTTGCTGTTGCTGTGGCTGCTGTGGCTGGCGGGGCGCCTGGCCTGGTGGCTGCCGCTGCCGGGCCCGCTGTTCGTTGTGGTGCAACTGGCGTTCATGCCGTTGCTGGCGGCGGTGATCGGGCGCGAGCTGTGGTGCGCCGGCAAGCGCGAGAACTACCCCATGGTCCTGGTCCTGGGGCTGCTGGCGCTGTTTCAGGGGCTGACCCTGTGGGGCCTGTTGGAACACCAGGACAGCTGGCAGCGGCGCGGCGAACTGGGCGCCTTGTGGCTGGTGGCGACCCTGATGACGGTGATCGGCGGCCGGGTGATTCCCTTCTTCATCCAGCGCGGGCTGCAACTGCCCCCCCAGGCGCCGACATCGCCCTGGCCGACCCGGGTGTTGCTGGTGGGCAGCCTGCTGGCCGCGTTGTCCATGGCCCTGGGCGGCGGTGACGCTCCCCGCGGGTGGCTGGCGCCGCTGTTCGCCCTGCTGGCGGGGCTGCAAGGCTGGCGCTTGTGGCGCTGGCACCGGCCGGGGGTGTGGCGGGTGCCGCTGCTCTGGTCGCTGTACCTGGCCTACGGGTGGCTGGCCCTGGCAACCCTGGGCATGGCCCTCTGGCACCTGGGCTGGTCGATACCCCAGAGCCTGGTGACCCATGCCCTGGCGGTGGGTGGCCTGGGCGGGCTGGTGCTGGGCATGGTGGCGCGGGTCAGCCTCGGCCACAGTGGCCGGCCCCTGCAGGCTTCGCGGGCCATGGCCGGTGGCTTTGCGCTGCTGTTTCTGGCGGCCCTGTGCCGGGTCCTGCTGGTGCCGTTCAGCAGCCTGGGGCTGGGTCTTTCAGCGCTGCTGGCGGGCCTGGCGTTTGCCGTGTTCGTGGCTGGCTACGGGAGGATTCTGTTGGCCCCCCGGTTGTGA
- a CDS encoding ABC transporter permease, with protein MNLSPLNRRRFERFKANKRGWWSLWLFLVLFVLSLGAELIANDKPLVVHYEGGWYFPALKRYPETTFGGEFPLEANYKSPYIRELLAQKDAWVLWAPIPFSYQSINYDLRVPAPAPPSADNLLGTDDQGRDVLARVIYGFRVSVLFALTLTILSSIIGVIAGALQGFYGGWVDLVGQRFLEIWSGLPVLYLLIILASFVQPNFWWLLGIMLLFSWMSLVDVVRAEFLRGRNLEYVRAARALGMQNGAIMFRHILPNAMVSTMTFMPFILTGAIGTLTALDFLGFGLPPGAPSLGELVAQGKSNLQAPWLGMSAFAVLAIMLSLLVFIGESARDAFDPRK; from the coding sequence ATGAACCTGTCCCCCCTCAATCGCCGGCGCTTCGAGCGCTTCAAGGCCAACAAGCGCGGCTGGTGGTCGCTGTGGCTGTTCCTGGTGCTGTTCGTCCTCAGCCTGGGCGCCGAGCTGATCGCCAACGACAAGCCGCTGGTGGTGCACTACGAAGGCGGCTGGTACTTCCCGGCCCTCAAGCGCTACCCGGAAACCACCTTCGGCGGCGAATTCCCCCTGGAAGCCAACTACAAGAGCCCCTACATCCGCGAACTGCTGGCGCAGAAGGATGCCTGGGTACTCTGGGCACCGATCCCCTTCAGCTACCAGAGCATCAACTACGACCTGCGGGTACCGGCCCCGGCGCCGCCCTCGGCGGACAACCTGCTGGGCACCGACGACCAGGGCCGCGACGTGCTGGCCCGGGTCATCTACGGGTTCCGGGTGTCGGTGCTGTTCGCCCTGACCCTGACCATTCTCAGCTCCATCATCGGCGTCATCGCCGGCGCCCTGCAGGGCTTCTACGGCGGCTGGGTGGACCTGGTGGGCCAGCGCTTCCTGGAGATCTGGTCCGGCCTGCCGGTGCTCTACCTGCTGATCATCCTCGCCAGCTTCGTGCAGCCCAATTTCTGGTGGCTGCTGGGGATCATGCTGCTGTTCTCCTGGATGAGCCTGGTGGACGTGGTGCGGGCCGAGTTCCTGCGCGGGCGCAACCTGGAGTACGTGCGCGCGGCCCGGGCCCTGGGCATGCAGAACGGCGCCATCATGTTCCGCCACATCCTGCCCAACGCCATGGTCTCCACCATGACCTTCATGCCCTTTATCCTCACCGGCGCCATCGGCACCCTCACCGCCCTGGACTTCCTCGGTTTCGGCCTGCCGCCGGGGGCGCCCTCCCTCGGCGAGCTGGTGGCCCAGGGCAAGTCCAACCTGCAGGCGCCCTGGCTGGGCATGAGCGCCTTCGCCGTGCTGGCGATCATGCTCAGCCTGCTGGTGTTCATCGGCGAATCCGCCCGCGATGCCTTCGACCCGAGGAAATGA
- a CDS encoding ABC transporter ATP-binding protein: MTQDNLIEVRDLAVEFVTGEHRQRVVQGVSFDIKRGETLALVGESGSGKSVTAHSILRLLPYPLAHHPSGTIQYAGHDLLTLKEKTIRHIRGNRIAMIFQEPMTSLNPLHSIEKQINEVLGIHKGLTGKVATRRTLELLELVGIPEPHKRLKALPHELSGGQRQRVMIAMALANEPELLIADEPTTALDVTVQLKILELLKELQARLGMALLLISHDLNLVRRIAHRVCVMQKGCIVEQASCEDLFRAPQHPYTRELLAAEPSGLPAANEIGPPLLEVDNLKVWFPIKKGLLRSTVDHVKAVDGIHFSLPQGQTLGIVGESGSGKSTLGLAILRLIASQGGIRFEGQQLDSLTQQQVRPLRREMQVVFQDPFGSLSPRMSVSQIVGEGLRIHKIGSEQQQEQAIIEALKEVGLDPDTRHRYPHEFSGGQRQRIAIARALVLKPRLILLDEPTSALDRTVQRQVVELLRTLQSKYNLTYLFISHDLAVVKALSHQLMVIKHGQVVEQGDAGGIFDAPQHPYTRQLLEAAFLAPASAE; this comes from the coding sequence ATGACCCAGGACAACCTGATCGAAGTCCGCGACCTGGCAGTGGAGTTCGTCACCGGCGAGCACCGCCAGCGGGTGGTGCAAGGCGTCAGCTTCGACATCAAGCGCGGCGAGACCCTGGCCCTGGTGGGCGAAAGCGGCTCGGGCAAATCGGTCACCGCCCACTCCATCCTGCGGCTGCTGCCCTACCCTCTGGCGCACCACCCCAGCGGCACCATCCAGTATGCCGGGCACGACCTGCTGACCCTGAAAGAAAAGACCATCCGCCATATCCGCGGCAACCGCATCGCGATGATCTTCCAGGAGCCCATGACCTCGCTGAACCCGCTGCACAGCATCGAGAAGCAGATCAACGAAGTGCTGGGCATCCACAAGGGCCTGACCGGCAAGGTCGCCACCCGGCGCACCCTGGAACTGCTGGAGCTGGTGGGCATCCCCGAACCGCACAAGCGTCTCAAGGCCCTGCCCCACGAGCTTTCCGGCGGCCAGCGGCAACGGGTGATGATCGCCATGGCCCTGGCCAACGAGCCGGAACTGCTGATCGCCGACGAGCCCACCACGGCCCTGGATGTCACCGTGCAGCTGAAGATCCTCGAGCTGCTCAAGGAACTGCAGGCGCGCCTGGGCATGGCGCTGCTGCTGATCAGCCACGACCTGAACCTGGTGCGGCGCATTGCCCACCGGGTCTGTGTCATGCAGAAGGGCTGCATCGTCGAACAGGCATCCTGCGAAGATCTGTTCCGCGCGCCGCAGCATCCCTACACCCGGGAACTGCTGGCCGCAGAACCCAGCGGCCTGCCGGCGGCCAACGAGATTGGCCCGCCGCTGCTGGAGGTTGACAACCTCAAGGTCTGGTTCCCGATCAAGAAAGGCCTGCTGCGCAGCACCGTGGATCACGTCAAGGCAGTGGACGGCATCCACTTCAGCCTCCCCCAGGGCCAGACCCTGGGCATCGTTGGTGAAAGCGGCTCGGGCAAGTCGACCCTGGGCCTGGCGATCCTGCGCCTGATTGCCAGCCAGGGCGGCATTCGCTTCGAGGGCCAGCAACTGGACAGCCTGACCCAGCAACAGGTTCGGCCGCTGCGGCGGGAAATGCAGGTGGTGTTCCAGGATCCTTTCGGCAGCCTCAGCCCGCGCATGAGCGTGAGCCAGATCGTCGGCGAGGGCCTGCGCATCCACAAGATAGGCAGTGAGCAGCAGCAGGAACAGGCCATCATCGAAGCCCTCAAGGAGGTCGGCCTGGACCCGGACACGCGGCACCGCTACCCCCATGAGTTCTCCGGCGGGCAGCGCCAGCGCATCGCCATCGCCCGGGCCCTGGTGCTCAAGCCGCGGCTGATCCTGCTGGACGAACCGACCTCGGCCCTGGACCGCACGGTGCAGCGCCAGGTGGTGGAACTGCTGCGCACACTGCAAAGCAAGTACAACCTGACCTACTTGTTCATCAGCCACGACCTGGCGGTGGTCAAGGCCCTGAGCCACCAGTTGATGGTGATCAAGCACGGCCAGGTGGTGGAACAGGGGGACGCAGGGGGCATCTTCGACGCCCCGCAACACCCTTACACACGGCAACTGCTGGAAGCCGCCTTCCTGGCTCCGGCAAGCGCCGAATAA